In one Haloplanus salinus genomic region, the following are encoded:
- a CDS encoding radical SAM protein, translated as MTDPADLAVTIVDGYVDEPAHFGVPPYVSTYPRFTAGALVDAGVPEAAITYHTIDELRDDRSKWRDVADADLLIYLGGMTVPGKYVGGTPAEPDEVRELAWAADGTTLMGGPVRFGVGEENAGAQEMERKDLDYDFVAKGDVEAAAHDLVASGLEGFGDRMRDTADLDRWAAKGAFVVDDHPNHPDYLIAELETSRGCAYRCSFCTEPLYGDPSFRSAASVVREVEALYDRGVRHFRLGRQADILAFGGDGEAPNPDALRRLYGGIREVAPDLGTLHLDNMNPVTIVDYPEKSREAIRIIADHNTAGDTAAFGLESADPVVQAENNLLVTAEECLDAVRVVNEEAGWRPGDDPTDAPTTGDGAANRLPKLLPGINLVHGLAGEREETFEHNKRFLQRVYDEGLMLRRINIRQVMAFAGTEMSDTGAEVAHDHKTQFKRYKREVREEIDRPMLRRVAPPGTVLPDVHLEYHEGGKTFGRQLGTYPLLVAVPGERELGTTMDVALVDYGYRSVTGVPHPLDPNTASMDELTALPGVGRSTAGDIVVNRPYASLGEVGVDADLSRFVAVDSMESAD; from the coding sequence ATGACCGACCCCGCGGACCTCGCCGTCACCATCGTCGACGGCTACGTCGACGAACCCGCACACTTCGGGGTCCCCCCGTACGTCTCGACGTACCCCCGCTTCACCGCGGGCGCGCTGGTCGACGCCGGCGTGCCCGAGGCGGCCATCACGTACCACACCATCGACGAACTCCGCGACGACCGGTCGAAGTGGCGCGACGTTGCCGACGCCGACCTCCTGATCTATCTCGGCGGCATGACCGTCCCCGGCAAGTACGTCGGGGGGACCCCCGCCGAACCCGACGAGGTGCGGGAGCTCGCCTGGGCCGCCGACGGCACGACGCTGATGGGTGGTCCCGTCCGCTTCGGCGTCGGCGAGGAGAACGCCGGCGCCCAGGAGATGGAGCGCAAGGACCTCGACTACGACTTCGTCGCCAAGGGGGACGTGGAGGCGGCGGCTCACGACCTCGTGGCGAGCGGGCTGGAGGGCTTCGGTGACCGCATGCGCGACACCGCCGACCTCGACCGCTGGGCGGCGAAGGGTGCGTTCGTCGTCGACGACCACCCCAACCATCCGGACTACCTGATCGCCGAACTCGAAACCTCGCGGGGCTGTGCCTACCGGTGTTCGTTCTGTACCGAACCGCTGTACGGCGACCCGAGCTTCCGCTCGGCCGCGTCGGTCGTCCGCGAAGTCGAGGCACTGTACGACCGGGGCGTCCGACACTTCCGGCTGGGTCGACAGGCCGACATCCTCGCGTTCGGCGGCGACGGCGAGGCACCCAATCCCGACGCGCTCCGACGCCTCTACGGCGGTATCCGGGAGGTGGCGCCCGACCTCGGGACGCTGCACCTCGACAACATGAACCCGGTCACCATCGTCGACTACCCCGAGAAGTCCCGCGAAGCCATCCGCATCATCGCCGACCACAACACGGCCGGCGACACCGCGGCGTTCGGTCTCGAATCCGCCGACCCGGTCGTACAGGCGGAGAACAACCTCCTCGTCACGGCCGAGGAGTGTCTCGACGCGGTGCGGGTCGTCAACGAGGAGGCCGGGTGGCGTCCCGGCGACGACCCCACGGACGCGCCGACGACGGGCGACGGCGCCGCGAACCGCCTCCCCAAGCTCCTCCCCGGCATCAACCTCGTCCACGGCCTCGCGGGCGAGCGCGAGGAGACGTTCGAACACAACAAGCGCTTCCTCCAGCGCGTCTACGACGAGGGACTGATGCTTCGGCGTATCAACATCCGGCAGGTGATGGCCTTCGCGGGCACGGAGATGAGCGACACCGGCGCCGAGGTCGCCCACGACCACAAAACGCAGTTCAAGCGGTACAAACGCGAGGTACGCGAGGAGATCGATCGGCCGATGCTCCGCCGGGTCGCGCCGCCGGGGACCGTCCTCCCCGACGTACATCTGGAGTACCACGAGGGCGGGAAGACGTTCGGCCGTCAGCTCGGAACCTACCCCCTACTGGTCGCGGTGCCCGGCGAGCGCGAACTGGGGACGACGATGGACGTGGCGCTCGTCGACTACGGCTACCGGTCGGTGACCGGCGTTCCGCACCCGCTCGACCCCAACACGGCGTCGATGGACGAACTCACCGCCCTCCCGGGCGTCGGCCGCTCCACCGCGGGCGACATCGTGGTGAACCGGCCGTACGCCTCGCTGGGCGAGGTCGGGGTCGATGCCGACCTCTCGCGGTTCGTGGCGGTCGACTCGATGGAGTCGGCGGACTAG
- a CDS encoding TRAM domain-containing protein, which produces MEISDNLLCLFSARVESEDGSYVIEVPQREIETGSVDSDETYRVALISRERAESEESTESETPTSEPQPPVEVGEIRYVEIEDIGKQGDGIARVERGYVIIVPGAEIGERVKIEITEVKSNFAVGEIIDEDF; this is translated from the coding sequence GTGGAGATCTCAGATAACCTGTTGTGTCTGTTCAGCGCGCGCGTGGAGTCGGAGGACGGATCGTACGTGATCGAGGTGCCACAGCGCGAAATCGAGACGGGGTCGGTCGATTCGGACGAGACGTACCGCGTGGCACTCATCTCTCGGGAGCGGGCCGAATCGGAGGAGTCGACCGAATCCGAAACGCCCACCTCGGAGCCACAGCCGCCAGTCGAGGTCGGTGAGATTCGCTACGTCGAAATCGAAGACATCGGCAAGCAGGGCGACGGCATCGCCCGCGTCGAACGCGGCTACGTCATCATCGTTCCCGGCGCCGAAATCGGCGAGCGCGTCAAAATCGAGATCACCGAGGTCAAATCCAACTTCGCGGTCGGCGAGATCATCGACGAGGACTTCTGA
- a CDS encoding YkgJ family cysteine cluster protein codes for MESLEVELDRAQDLDVGELADAIESIGFECTRCGACCTASEGHDPSDSRPRADDDEDPHTATAFPDEVRELQAATGSDWRDVARPMPYGLAEGPDGPEGETFEWALQTDACGDCTFYEESDGEGRCTVHDDRPLICETYPFSVALGGTSQPMGEAVDEAGLVRAHECEGLGRDISRADAEDLARALKKRAIRELEEAIGVRDNYDPVETGTGEVVVYDSEGPKAPDGTPR; via the coding sequence ATGGAGTCGCTCGAAGTCGAACTCGACCGAGCGCAGGATCTCGATGTCGGCGAGTTGGCAGACGCCATCGAGTCCATCGGCTTCGAGTGTACGCGGTGTGGGGCCTGCTGTACGGCCAGCGAGGGACACGATCCTTCGGACAGTCGGCCGCGGGCCGACGACGACGAGGACCCCCACACCGCCACGGCCTTCCCCGACGAGGTGCGTGAGTTGCAGGCGGCGACCGGCTCCGACTGGCGGGACGTGGCGCGGCCGATGCCCTACGGCCTCGCCGAGGGGCCGGACGGTCCGGAGGGCGAGACGTTCGAGTGGGCGCTCCAAACCGATGCCTGCGGCGACTGCACGTTCTACGAGGAATCGGACGGTGAGGGGCGGTGTACCGTCCACGACGACCGGCCGCTGATCTGTGAGACGTATCCGTTCAGCGTCGCCCTCGGCGGGACGAGCCAGCCCATGGGGGAGGCGGTGGACGAGGCGGGACTGGTCCGCGCCCACGAGTGCGAGGGTCTCGGCCGCGACATCTCGCGCGCCGACGCCGAGGACTTAGCGCGGGCGCTCAAGAAGCGAGCGATCCGTGAACTGGAGGAAGCCATCGGCGTCCGCGACAACTACGACCCGGTCGAGACGGGGACCGGTGAGGTGGTGGTGTACGACTCCGAGGGGCCGAAAGCCCCCGACGGGACGCCCCGTTGA
- a CDS encoding MBL fold metallo-hydrolase produces MTIRRLPLPTDTTAGGETNAYLVDGPASSFLVDPAARTDALDAAVADRGVDHVVVTHTHPDHVGAVADYAAETGATVWARRGREVRFEAATGVAPDRTFVEGERVGALTVLDTPGHAPDHVAFETPEGILAGDVVRASGSVAVSSPEGDMRAYLVALRRLLARDPSRLYPGHGPVVDGPEATVRRLYAHRLDRERRIEAAVRAGAESIDAVLDAAYDRDLSGVRDLAAGTVRAHLDKLAVEGRVWIDPETGRVGPA; encoded by the coding sequence ATGACGATCCGACGCCTCCCGCTCCCGACCGACACGACCGCCGGCGGCGAGACGAACGCCTACCTCGTCGACGGGCCGGCGAGTTCGTTCCTCGTCGACCCCGCCGCCCGCACAGACGCCCTCGACGCCGCCGTCGCGGACCGGGGGGTCGATCACGTCGTCGTGACCCACACGCATCCGGACCACGTCGGCGCCGTCGCGGACTACGCCGCCGAGACGGGGGCGACGGTGTGGGCGCGCCGCGGTCGCGAGGTGCGGTTCGAAGCCGCGACCGGCGTCGCCCCCGACCGCACGTTCGTGGAGGGCGAGCGAGTCGGCGCGCTGACCGTCCTCGACACCCCCGGACACGCACCGGATCACGTCGCCTTCGAGACCCCCGAGGGTATTCTCGCCGGTGACGTCGTTCGCGCGTCCGGGAGCGTCGCCGTCTCCAGTCCCGAGGGGGACATGCGCGCCTACCTCGTGGCGCTCCGACGCCTCCTCGCCCGCGATCCGTCGCGGTTGTATCCGGGCCACGGCCCAGTCGTCGACGGCCCCGAGGCGACGGTTCGTCGGCTCTACGCCCACCGGCTCGACCGGGAACGACGGATCGAGGCGGCGGTCCGGGCAGGCGCCGAGTCGATCGACGCCGTCCTCGACGCCGCGTACGACCGGGACCTCTCGGGGGTTCGGGACCTCGCCGCCGGGACGGTCCGTGCCCACCTCGACAAGCTCGCCGTCGAGGGACGGGTGTGGATCGACCCCGAGACGGGACGGGTGGGACCGGCGTAA
- a CDS encoding 3-dehydroquinate synthase II: protein MTRSVWLKADGTVGDWETRKKRITAGLEAGVDWVLVDEADVAQVRKLGEVDVAAFRTDADLVEDAEPEGSTADAYVVGKNGEGDGTVDLPPDFSGSADLSTLRHADDRAQGAYVRIFSEDYEAFAEEAARDADYTIVVGEDWTIIPLENLIARIGEETDLIAGVTTAEEAQTAFETLELGADGVLLDSGDPDEIRRTCEVRDAAEREHLDLQFAEVTTVERTGMADRVCVDTGSLMEHDEGMLVGSMSRGLFFVHAETAESPYVASRPFRVNAGAVHAYVRSPGGGTKYLAELRSGDEVQVVDTEGNTRETVVGRVKIEKRPMFRVQAEVETDEGVDRIETLLQNAETIKVHTREGRTAVTDLETGDEMLVYYEDVARHFGEAVEESIIEK from the coding sequence ATGACACGGAGCGTGTGGCTGAAAGCCGACGGGACGGTCGGCGACTGGGAGACGCGGAAGAAGCGCATCACGGCCGGCCTCGAAGCCGGCGTCGACTGGGTGCTGGTCGACGAGGCCGACGTGGCACAGGTGCGTAAACTGGGCGAGGTGGACGTGGCGGCGTTCCGGACCGACGCCGATCTGGTCGAGGACGCCGAACCCGAGGGGAGCACGGCCGACGCGTACGTCGTCGGCAAGAACGGGGAGGGTGACGGCACGGTCGACCTTCCGCCCGACTTCTCGGGCTCCGCCGATCTCTCGACGCTCCGCCACGCGGACGACCGGGCACAGGGTGCGTACGTCCGCATCTTCAGCGAGGACTACGAGGCCTTCGCCGAGGAGGCGGCGAGAGACGCCGACTACACCATCGTCGTCGGCGAGGACTGGACGATCATTCCCCTCGAAAATCTCATCGCCCGCATCGGCGAGGAGACGGACCTGATCGCCGGCGTCACGACCGCCGAGGAGGCCCAAACCGCGTTCGAGACGCTCGAACTCGGTGCCGACGGCGTCCTCCTCGACTCCGGCGACCCGGACGAGATTCGCCGCACCTGCGAGGTCCGTGACGCCGCGGAACGCGAACATCTCGACCTCCAGTTCGCCGAGGTGACGACGGTCGAGCGGACGGGCATGGCCGACCGGGTCTGTGTCGACACCGGGTCGCTCATGGAACACGACGAGGGGATGCTCGTCGGGTCGATGTCGCGCGGCCTCTTTTTCGTCCACGCGGAGACGGCGGAGTCGCCCTACGTCGCCTCCCGGCCCTTCCGGGTGAACGCCGGCGCCGTCCACGCCTACGTTCGCTCGCCCGGCGGCGGGACGAAGTACCTCGCCGAACTCCGAAGCGGCGACGAGGTGCAGGTCGTCGACACCGAGGGCAACACCCGCGAAACCGTGGTCGGTCGCGTCAAAATCGAGAAACGACCCATGTTCCGCGTCCAGGCCGAAGTCGAGACCGACGAGGGCGTCGACCGCATCGAGACGCTCCTCCAGAACGCCGAAACGATCAAAGTCCACACCCGCGAGGGCCGGACCGCCGTTACGGACCTCGAAACCGGCGACGAGATGCTCGTCTACTACGAGGACGTGGCCCGGCACTTCGGCGAGGCGGTCGAAGAGAGCATCATCGAGAAGTGA
- a CDS encoding 2-amino-3,7-dideoxy-D-threo-hept-6-ulosonate synthase, whose protein sequence is MDTGTRARLRRISTDGHYLIVPMDHGVTMGPLKGLVDIEATIDAVTDGGADAVLTQKGVAPRVHDNKNGAGYIAHLNGSTNIGPDEDDKRRTGTVEAALRAGADAVSFHINVGSEYEPEQMRALADVTERADELGVPVLAMAYARGPDIAEDDPEALAHAVRLAEELGADVVKTGYSGDGDSFAPVCAGTRLPVVIAGGSRGTDRQTVRMVRGAMDGGAAGVSMGRSIFQHDDPGAITRAISAIIHDGAGVDEALRRGGLLEA, encoded by the coding sequence ATGGATACGGGAACACGGGCGCGCCTCCGACGCATCTCCACCGACGGCCACTACCTGATCGTCCCCATGGACCACGGCGTCACCATGGGGCCGCTGAAGGGGTTGGTCGACATCGAAGCCACCATCGACGCGGTGACCGACGGCGGCGCGGACGCCGTCCTCACACAGAAGGGCGTCGCACCGCGCGTCCACGACAACAAGAACGGCGCGGGCTACATCGCCCACCTCAACGGCTCGACGAACATCGGCCCGGACGAGGACGACAAGCGCCGGACGGGAACCGTCGAGGCCGCCCTCCGGGCCGGCGCCGACGCCGTCTCCTTTCACATCAACGTCGGCTCCGAGTACGAACCCGAGCAGATGCGGGCTCTCGCCGACGTGACCGAACGCGCCGACGAACTCGGCGTTCCGGTCCTCGCGATGGCCTACGCCCGCGGTCCGGACATCGCCGAGGACGACCCGGAGGCCCTCGCTCACGCCGTCCGCCTCGCGGAGGAACTCGGCGCCGACGTAGTGAAGACGGGGTACAGCGGCGACGGCGACAGCTTCGCTCCCGTCTGTGCGGGCACCCGACTCCCCGTCGTCATCGCCGGCGGGAGCCGCGGCACCGACCGACAGACGGTGCGGATGGTCCGCGGTGCGATGGACGGCGGCGCCGCCGGCGTCTCCATGGGTCGCTCCATCTTCCAGCACGACGACCCCGGCGCCATCACGCGCGCCATCTCGGCCATCATCCACGACGGCGCCGGCGTCGACGAGGCGCTTCGACGCGGCGGCCTGCTCGAAGCCTAA
- the trpA gene encoding tryptophan synthase subunit alpha: MSRISEAFTDGPAFVPYLAAGDPSYEASLSYVEALERGGADVIELGLPFSEPIAEGPTIQSAIVRALEGGMTPTRFFEFVEDLDVDVPLVCMTYYNLIYQFGEGEKRGPGAFVRRAAEVGIEGFVVPDLPAEEAAPLREACDAHDCELVFIVAPTTKGERLERIMSQVSGYVYVQARLGTTGARTDLSDQTEESLARIADWDVPKAVGFGISSGDHAQRVIEAGADGVIVGSALVDIVAKGAERGDPPVTVASRLESKARELKTGARRGAAPPNERPHPERT, translated from the coding sequence GTGAGTCGGATCTCCGAGGCGTTCACCGACGGTCCCGCCTTCGTTCCCTACCTCGCCGCGGGCGACCCGAGCTACGAGGCGTCGCTGTCGTACGTCGAGGCGCTGGAACGCGGCGGCGCCGACGTGATCGAACTCGGCCTCCCCTTCTCCGAACCCATCGCGGAGGGGCCGACCATCCAGAGCGCCATCGTCCGCGCGCTGGAAGGGGGAATGACCCCCACGCGCTTTTTCGAGTTCGTCGAGGACCTCGACGTGGACGTGCCGCTGGTGTGTATGACCTACTACAACCTCATCTACCAGTTCGGCGAGGGCGAGAAGCGGGGTCCGGGGGCGTTCGTTCGCCGCGCCGCGGAGGTGGGAATCGAGGGGTTCGTCGTTCCCGACCTGCCCGCCGAGGAGGCCGCGCCCTTACGTGAGGCGTGTGACGCCCACGACTGTGAACTCGTCTTCATCGTCGCGCCGACGACGAAAGGCGAGCGCTTGGAGCGCATCATGTCGCAGGTGTCGGGCTACGTCTACGTGCAGGCCCGTCTCGGCACGACCGGTGCGCGCACGGACCTCTCCGATCAGACCGAGGAGAGCCTCGCACGGATCGCCGACTGGGACGTCCCCAAGGCGGTCGGGTTCGGCATCTCGTCGGGTGACCACGCACAGCGGGTGATCGAGGCCGGCGCCGACGGCGTCATCGTCGGCTCCGCCCTGGTCGACATCGTCGCCAAGGGCGCCGAACGCGGCGACCCGCCGGTGACCGTGGCGAGCCGGCTGGAATCGAAAGCGCGCGAACTCAAGACGGGAGCGCGCCGGGGTGCCGCGCCGCCGAACGAACGGCCGCATCCGGAACGTACATAA
- the trpB gene encoding tryptophan synthase subunit beta: protein MSSDTGKFGEYGGQYVPEALMPAIEELEDAYQRYVLENEDGFMDDFRERLADFGGRPTPLQKARRLSDRYDRDVYLKREDLLHGGAHKLNNALGQVLLAKYMGKDRIIAETGAGQHGTATAMACAHLGMPCEVYMGRRDINRQRPNVFRMRLNGAEVNPVTVGRGTLKEAISETMRDWATNVEDSHYVIGSVVGPHPFPAMVRDFQRVISEEAREQIREQAGRLPDSVLTCAGGGSNTMGVFAEFIPDDDVDLYAVEAGGSSLDVDEQEGVAPNSATLSTGTEGVLHGSRTRILQDRDGQIMESHSVSAGLDYAGVGPELAALVDRGRVTAVNVDDDRALEGFHRFSQLEGIIPALESAHAAAYVEANHEELGDVILLNMSGRGDKDLETVLEETHGRDIENAPEIETFAETGGF from the coding sequence ATGAGTTCTGACACAGGCAAGTTCGGCGAGTACGGCGGACAGTACGTTCCCGAGGCGTTGATGCCGGCCATCGAGGAACTGGAAGACGCGTACCAGCGGTACGTACTGGAGAACGAGGACGGCTTCATGGACGACTTCCGGGAGCGGTTGGCCGACTTCGGCGGCCGGCCGACGCCCCTCCAGAAGGCCAGGCGGCTCTCGGACCGGTACGACCGCGACGTGTATCTCAAACGAGAGGACCTCCTCCACGGCGGCGCGCACAAGTTGAACAACGCGCTCGGGCAGGTCCTCTTGGCGAAGTACATGGGTAAGGATCGCATCATCGCGGAGACGGGCGCCGGTCAGCACGGCACCGCCACGGCGATGGCGTGTGCCCACCTGGGCATGCCCTGTGAGGTGTATATGGGTCGGCGGGACATCAACCGCCAGCGACCCAACGTGTTCCGGATGCGCCTCAACGGCGCCGAGGTGAACCCGGTGACCGTCGGTCGCGGCACGCTGAAGGAGGCCATCAGCGAGACGATGCGCGACTGGGCGACGAACGTCGAGGACAGCCACTACGTCATCGGGAGCGTCGTCGGTCCCCACCCGTTCCCGGCGATGGTGCGGGACTTCCAGCGCGTCATCTCGGAGGAGGCCCGCGAGCAGATTCGTGAGCAGGCCGGCCGCCTCCCGGACTCCGTCCTCACTTGTGCCGGCGGCGGGTCGAACACGATGGGCGTCTTCGCGGAGTTCATTCCCGACGACGACGTGGACCTCTACGCCGTCGAGGCCGGCGGCAGCAGTCTGGACGTCGACGAACAGGAGGGCGTCGCGCCCAACTCCGCGACGCTCTCGACCGGCACCGAGGGCGTCCTTCACGGCTCCCGGACGCGGATCCTGCAGGACCGCGACGGACAGATCATGGAGTCTCACAGCGTTTCGGCCGGCCTCGACTACGCCGGCGTCGGCCCCGAACTCGCGGCCCTCGTGGACCGCGGGCGCGTCACGGCGGTCAACGTCGACGACGACCGCGCCCTGGAGGGGTTCCATCGGTTCTCACAGCTCGAAGGAATCATTCCGGCGCTCGAATCCGCCCACGCCGCCGCCTACGTCGAGGCAAACCACGAGGAGCTCGGCGACGTCATCCTGCTCAACATGTCGGGTCGCGGCGACAAGGACCTCGAAACCGTTCTGGAGGAGACTCACGGCCGTGACATCGAGAACGCGCCGGAGATAGAGACGTTCGCCGAGACGGGGGGATTTTAG
- the trpC gene encoding indole-3-glycerol phosphate synthase yields MMDANGEELAPAVRSILDAAHERAGSEERVSVDAQSFSDARAAAEADGRVPVIAEIKPTSPTTDGRRDDDPTDLARGMVAGGATALSVLTEPDHFGGSTDALERIRAAVDVPVLRKDFILKESQLDIVASDLILLIARFVDDLPGLLRAAEERGFQPLVEVHTRVELDRALDAGADLIGVNNRDLGALEVDLDTFESIAPHVPDDVTLIAESGIGSIDDVQRMRSAGADALLIGSAIMDGDVTDNVRRFTTA; encoded by the coding sequence ATGATGGACGCTAATGGTGAAGAACTGGCGCCGGCGGTGCGTTCGATCCTCGACGCCGCCCACGAACGGGCGGGGAGCGAGGAGCGCGTCTCGGTCGACGCGCAGTCCTTCTCGGACGCCCGCGCGGCCGCCGAGGCGGACGGACGGGTCCCGGTGATCGCGGAGATAAAACCCACGAGTCCGACGACGGACGGCCGACGCGACGACGATCCGACCGACCTCGCGCGAGGGATGGTCGCGGGCGGGGCGACGGCGCTGTCGGTGTTGACCGAGCCCGACCATTTCGGGGGGTCGACCGACGCGCTCGAACGCATCAGGGCGGCGGTCGACGTGCCCGTCCTGCGCAAGGACTTTATCCTCAAGGAGTCCCAACTCGATATCGTGGCGTCGGATCTGATCCTGTTGATCGCGCGCTTCGTGGACGACCTCCCCGGCCTCCTGCGGGCGGCCGAGGAGCGGGGCTTCCAGCCGCTGGTCGAGGTCCACACCCGTGTGGAACTCGACCGGGCGCTCGACGCGGGCGCGGACCTGATCGGCGTCAACAACCGCGACCTGGGGGCGCTGGAGGTCGACCTCGACACCTTCGAGTCGATCGCCCCCCACGTTCCGGACGACGTGACGCTAATCGCGGAGAGCGGGATCGGATCGATCGACGACGTGCAGCGGATGCGGTCGGCGGGCGCCGACGCCCTGCTGATCGGCAGTGCGATCATGGACGGCGACGTGACCGACAACGTGCGGCGATTTACCACAGCATGA
- a CDS encoding MGMT family protein, producing MEGIYARESPRLGRAVQVGVVGDRVISVSFPEAIPDDAEPDHPLLDRVFDYLDGAADHFDDVTVALTVPTDQRTVLDAVRNVPYGETVTVARVARLAGLDDEDEADLEAVREALRANPVPLFIPDHRVSGAGATPPEVAERLRDLEA from the coding sequence ATGGAAGGTATCTACGCACGCGAATCGCCGCGGTTGGGGCGTGCGGTCCAGGTGGGCGTCGTCGGCGACCGGGTCATCAGCGTCTCCTTCCCCGAGGCCATCCCCGACGACGCCGAGCCCGACCACCCGCTTCTTGATCGCGTCTTCGACTACCTCGACGGCGCCGCGGACCACTTCGACGACGTGACCGTCGCGCTCACCGTGCCGACCGACCAGCGGACGGTACTCGACGCCGTCCGGAACGTCCCCTACGGCGAGACGGTGACCGTGGCGCGTGTGGCGCGACTGGCCGGCCTCGACGACGAGGACGAGGCGGACTTGGAGGCCGTCCGCGAGGCGCTTCGGGCCAATCCAGTCCCGCTGTTCATCCCCGACCACCGCGTCTCGGGGGCAGGCGCGACGCCCCCCGAGGTGGCCGAGCGACTGCGTGACCTCGAAGCCTAA
- a CDS encoding CPBP family intramembrane glutamic endopeptidase, whose product MPEWTAFAGFVGVVLVGLLFLARASADVLAPAEPPLPEPTAVEYPASLGDRVVGTHRSGPPPFSTTTLLVNVVVSQGLFASLLVVGLWVAAVPPSSLGLAADPLAPPALAAGVGLGVSLYAVNAAGSRLSDRFGFGDATALREAMAPDSAAGWAVLLLVVLPLVAGFEELLFRGVLIGAFATGFDVSPWLLAALSSVAFALGHGAQGRVGIVVTGVLGFVLAAAFVLTGSLVAVVVAHYLVNALEFVVSERWGS is encoded by the coding sequence ATGCCCGAGTGGACGGCCTTCGCTGGGTTCGTCGGCGTCGTCCTCGTGGGGTTGCTCTTTCTCGCGCGTGCGTCGGCGGACGTCCTCGCTCCCGCCGAGCCACCGCTTCCCGAGCCGACGGCGGTGGAGTACCCCGCCTCGCTCGGCGACCGCGTCGTCGGGACCCACCGGTCCGGTCCCCCGCCCTTTTCGACGACGACGCTTCTAGTCAACGTCGTCGTCTCGCAGGGCCTGTTCGCCTCCCTCCTCGTCGTCGGGCTGTGGGTCGCCGCCGTCCCGCCGTCGTCGCTCGGCCTCGCCGCCGACCCGCTCGCGCCGCCCGCCCTCGCCGCCGGCGTCGGCCTCGGCGTTTCGCTTTACGCCGTCAACGCCGCCGGCTCGCGCCTGAGCGACCGGTTCGGCTTCGGCGACGCGACGGCGCTCCGGGAGGCGATGGCGCCCGACTCGGCGGCGGGGTGGGCGGTCCTGTTGCTCGTCGTCCTGCCGCTCGTCGCCGGCTTCGAGGAACTGCTCTTTCGCGGGGTTCTGATCGGCGCGTTCGCGACCGGTTTCGACGTCTCGCCATGGCTTCTCGCGGCGCTTTCCTCCGTCGCCTTCGCCCTCGGCCACGGCGCACAGGGGCGGGTCGGCATCGTCGTCACCGGGGTGCTCGGGTTCGTCCTCGCGGCGGCGTTCGTCCTCACCGGGAGCCTCGTGGCCGTCGTCGTCGCCCACTACCTCGTGAACGCCCTGGAGTTCGTCGTCAGCGAGCGGTGGGGTAGTTAG